Proteins encoded within one genomic window of Kibdelosporangium phytohabitans:
- a CDS encoding extracellular solute-binding protein: protein MRRILSSTAALALVTGVAACGGSGETPSGQAPSASGPIELTIATFTEFGYEDLIKQYEAAHPGIRIAHRKTGQGGPYHQEMLTKLSAGSGLSDVQALEEGHISTFIDKADKFNDLGEIGPKDLEDRWLPWKYEAGKAKGGKLIGYGTDIGPLAVCVRTDLLQAADMPTDDVSLKTMLATWDSYFAAGDRYTQATGKAWFDSSSQIFNAMVNQLDTGYINQDDSLAIESNPKIRQSWEKVTAAAKRGQTAKLTAFSNEWNSGFKQGAFATKTCPSWMLGVIKAQAGPENAGKWAVVEAFPEGGGNWGGSYLTVPKQSKHPKEAAELAAWLTAPEQQLKAFKSTGNFPSQVRAIESAELLSFTNDYFGTTKVGELFATQAKKVTKAQYKGPRDGQIQENVTSPALAAVEQGASPDDGWKQAVDGAKKLVR from the coding sequence GTGCGAAGAATTCTCAGCAGCACCGCCGCCTTGGCACTGGTCACCGGGGTGGCCGCGTGCGGCGGGTCCGGCGAAACACCGTCCGGCCAGGCACCGAGCGCGAGCGGGCCGATCGAGCTGACGATCGCCACGTTCACCGAATTCGGCTACGAGGACCTGATCAAGCAGTACGAGGCAGCGCACCCGGGGATCAGGATCGCCCACCGCAAGACCGGCCAGGGCGGCCCGTACCACCAGGAGATGCTCACCAAGCTCAGCGCCGGTTCAGGCCTTTCCGACGTGCAGGCGCTGGAAGAGGGCCACATCTCCACGTTCATCGACAAGGCCGACAAGTTCAACGACCTCGGCGAGATCGGCCCGAAGGACCTCGAGGACCGCTGGCTGCCGTGGAAGTACGAGGCGGGCAAGGCCAAGGGCGGCAAGCTGATCGGCTACGGCACCGACATCGGCCCGCTGGCCGTGTGCGTGCGCACCGACCTGTTGCAGGCGGCCGACATGCCGACCGACGACGTCTCGCTCAAGACGATGCTCGCCACCTGGGATTCGTACTTCGCCGCGGGCGACCGGTACACCCAGGCGACCGGCAAGGCGTGGTTCGACTCGTCGTCGCAGATCTTCAACGCCATGGTCAACCAGCTCGACACCGGGTACATCAACCAGGACGACAGCCTGGCCATCGAGTCCAACCCGAAGATCAGGCAGAGCTGGGAGAAGGTGACTGCGGCGGCCAAGCGCGGCCAGACCGCGAAGCTGACGGCGTTCTCCAACGAGTGGAACAGCGGGTTCAAACAGGGCGCGTTCGCCACGAAAACGTGCCCGTCCTGGATGCTCGGCGTGATCAAGGCACAGGCAGGCCCCGAGAACGCGGGCAAGTGGGCGGTCGTGGAAGCATTCCCGGAGGGCGGCGGCAACTGGGGCGGCTCCTACCTCACCGTTCCCAAGCAGAGCAAACACCCGAAGGAAGCCGCTGAGCTCGCCGCGTGGCTCACAGCACCGGAGCAGCAGCTCAAGGCGTTCAAGTCGACCGGCAACTTCCCCAGCCAGGTCAGGGCGATCGAGTCCGCCGAGCTGTTGTCGTTCACCAACGACTACTTCGGCACCACCAAGGTCGGCGAACTGTTCGCCACCCAGGCCAAGAAGGTCACCAAGGCGCAGTACAAGGGACCGCGCGACGGCCAGATCCAGGAGAACGTGACCAGCCCGGCGCTGGCGGCCGTCGAACAGGGCGCGTCGCCGGACGACGGCTGGAAGCAGGCGGTCGACGGCGCGAAGAAGCTGGTCAGGTAG
- a CDS encoding LacI family DNA-binding transcriptional regulator, whose product MGLPDQGGRPTLEDVAAYAGVSRSTASRALNEETYVSPQARQAVRAAVRDLGYSPNQAARSLVTKRTGGVALVLSEPESMVLDDPYYLVAMRAAFRELANRGSQMLVMFVDNKEDIPRTMKFLDGGHVDGVLVFAPHIGDPLATALRLLRVPVVFGGSSVANGKGLYTVDYDNTSGAKLAVEYLLARGRRRIVTVSGPRDQRSARDRLAGWRETMAAAGLAWEGLAEAADFTQTGGDIAMQRLLDRVPDLDAVFAASDPMAAGAMRALHSAGRRVPDDVAVIGFDDNPRVAPLLDPPLTSVHQDPGEQVREMIEMLLRLLSGEQPPQRHLVLPVSLTTRQSA is encoded by the coding sequence GTGGGATTACCGGATCAAGGCGGGCGGCCGACGTTGGAGGACGTCGCGGCCTACGCGGGGGTGTCACGTTCGACGGCATCCCGTGCGTTGAACGAGGAGACCTACGTCAGCCCCCAGGCCAGGCAGGCCGTGCGGGCGGCGGTTCGAGACCTCGGCTATTCGCCGAACCAGGCGGCCCGGTCGCTGGTGACGAAAAGGACCGGCGGCGTGGCTCTCGTGCTGTCCGAACCGGAGTCGATGGTCCTCGACGACCCGTACTACCTGGTCGCGATGCGGGCGGCGTTCCGCGAGCTCGCCAACCGCGGCAGCCAGATGCTGGTGATGTTCGTCGACAACAAAGAGGACATCCCCCGGACGATGAAGTTCCTCGACGGCGGGCACGTCGACGGCGTGCTGGTCTTCGCGCCGCACATCGGTGACCCGCTCGCGACGGCGCTGCGGCTGCTGCGCGTCCCGGTGGTCTTCGGTGGCTCGTCGGTCGCCAACGGCAAAGGCCTGTACACAGTGGACTACGACAACACCTCGGGCGCGAAGCTCGCGGTGGAATACCTGCTGGCACGGGGTCGCAGGCGGATCGTGACCGTGAGCGGCCCGCGGGACCAGCGATCGGCACGAGACCGGCTCGCCGGGTGGCGGGAAACCATGGCGGCGGCGGGGCTGGCGTGGGAGGGCCTGGCAGAGGCCGCGGACTTCACCCAGACGGGCGGGGACATCGCGATGCAGCGCCTGCTCGACCGTGTTCCCGACCTCGACGCTGTCTTCGCGGCCAGCGACCCGATGGCCGCGGGCGCGATGCGGGCACTGCACTCGGCAGGCAGACGAGTCCCCGACGACGTCGCGGTGATCGGCTTCGACGACAACCCCCGCGTGGCGCCGTTGCTCGACCCGCCGTTGACCTCCGTGCACCAGGACCCCGGCGAGCAGGTCCGGGAGATGATCGAGATGTTGCTCAGGTTGCTGTCGGGAGAGCAGCCTCCGCAGCGGCACCTGGTCCTCCCCGTCTCACTGACCACAAGGCAGTCGGCCTAG
- a CDS encoding glycoside hydrolase family 6 protein: MDNVHGFIANTANYSALREPHFTINDTVNGTSVRQSKWVDWNRYTDELSRATAFRDEAVRAGFPSGVGMLIDTSRNGWGGSARPAGPGPGTTVDAYVNGGRVDRRIHLGNWCNQSGAGLGERPKAVPENGIDAYAWIKPPGESDGSSKEIPNNEGKGFDRMCGPAYTGTRVTTTT; the protein is encoded by the coding sequence GTGGACAACGTGCACGGGTTCATCGCCAACACGGCCAACTACAGCGCGCTGCGCGAGCCGCACTTCACCATCAACGACACGGTCAACGGCACGTCGGTGCGCCAGTCGAAGTGGGTCGACTGGAACCGTTACACCGACGAACTCTCCCGCGCCACAGCATTCCGGGACGAGGCCGTCCGCGCGGGTTTCCCTTCGGGTGTGGGCATGTTGATCGACACCTCCCGCAACGGGTGGGGCGGATCGGCGCGACCGGCCGGGCCTGGCCCCGGCACCACTGTGGACGCCTACGTCAACGGTGGGCGGGTGGATCGCCGGATCCACCTCGGCAACTGGTGCAACCAGTCCGGTGCGGGACTCGGTGAACGGCCGAAAGCGGTGCCGGAGAACGGGATCGACGCGTACGCCTGGATCAAGCCGCCGGGCGAGTCCGACGGGTCGAGCAAGGAGATCCCGAACAACGAGGGCAAGGGCTTCGACCGGATGTGCGGCCCGGCGTACACCGGCACCCGCGTAACAACAACAACCTGA